One window of Triticum dicoccoides isolate Atlit2015 ecotype Zavitan chromosome 5A, WEW_v2.0, whole genome shotgun sequence genomic DNA carries:
- the LOC119302128 gene encoding uncharacterized protein LOC119302128 produces MDKLVQFGKKAWFVVRVMSGYEERRIRSYRLQLQQRLQQAQAKKKEIEKQPEQVILSEVRQVVQQMQALNQHLEEAETAIDEYFKPIDKNAQILTDMQLEKEEKQMKEMLQVMRGQIQMQREIETRKAEASAVEPVDTQASATTAEVPPKQENAK; encoded by the exons ATGGACAAGCTGGTGCAGTTCGGGAAGAAGGCGTGGTTCGTGGTGCGGGTCATGTCCGGCTACGAGGAGAGGAGGATCCGGTCCTACAGGCTGCAGCTGCAGCAGCGCCTCCAGCAG GCTCAGGCTAAGAAGAAGGAGATTGAGAAACAACCAGAGCAAGTTATTCTGTCAGAGGTTCGTCAAGTGGTTCAGCAGATGCAAGCTCTCAATCAGCACCTCGAAGAAGCT GAAACTGCCATAGATGAGTATTTCAAACCGATCGACAAGAATGCTCAGATCTTAACAGACATGCAATTGGAGAAAGaagagaagcaaatgaaggagatgCTCCAAGTAATGCGAGGACAAATACAAATGCAAAGAGAAATCGAGACGAGGAAAGCCGAGGCCAGTGCCGTGGAGCCTGTCGACACCCAAGCGAGTGCAACAACAGCTGAGGTTCCTCCAAAGCAAGAAAACGCTAAATAG
- the LOC119302129 gene encoding probable sarcosine oxidase, with protein MAAQPAERSFDVIVVGAGIMGSCAAHAAASRGARVLLLEQFDLLHQRGSSHGESRTIRATYPQPRYPPMVRLSRRLWDDAQRDSGYAVLTPTPHLDLGPRDDPAFVASVANGGATFLASAADAPRPSWADAFRVPDGWAAASSELGGVMKATKAVAMFQALAAKMGAVVRDRTEVVDVARKGEGTTATIVVKTATGEEFHGGKCIITVGAWTSKLVKSVTGADLPVQPLHTLICYWKVKPGHERELTTEAGFPTFASYGVPYIYSTPSMEYPGLIKIAMHGGPPCDPDGRDWAIGPGEDGLVEPVARWIDEVMPGRVETAGGPVVRQACMYSMTPDEDFVIDFLGGEEFGRDVVVGAGFSGHGFKMGPAVGRILAEMALDGESGTAAEAGVELRHFSIRRFDGNPTGNARSF; from the exons ATGGCTGCGCAGCCGGCCGAGCGGTCGTTCGACGTGATCGTGGTGGGCGCGGGCATCATGGGCAGCTGCGCGGCGCACGCGGCGGCGTCCCGGGGCGCGCGCGTGCTCCTGCTCGAGCAGTTCGACCTGCTGCACCAGCGCGGGTCGTCGCACGGCGAGTCCCGCACCATCCGCGCCACCTACCCGCAGCCGCGCTACCCGCCCATGGTCCGCCTCTCGCGCCGCCTCTGGGACGACGCGCAGCGCGACTCCGGGTACGCCGTGCTCACGCCCACCCCGCACCTCGACCTGGGCCCGCGGGACGACCCGGCGTTCGTCGCCTCCGTCGCCAACGGCGGCGCCACCTTCCTCGCCTCGGCGGCGGACGCGCCACGCCCATCGTGGGCGGATGCGTTCAGGGTGCCCGACGGGTGGGCGGCGGCGAGCAGCGAGCTGGGCGGGGTGATGAAGGCGACCAAGGCGGTGGCCATGTTCCAGGCGCTGGCCGCCAAGATGGGCGCCGTCGTGAGGGACAGGACGGAGGTCGTCGACGTCGCCAGGAAAG GAGAAGGAACGACGGCGACGATCGTGGTGAAGACAGCTACCGGCGAGGAGTTCCACGGCGGCAAGTGCATCATCACCGTCGGCGCGTGGACGAGCAAGCTGGTCAAGTCGGTCACCGGCGCCGACCTGCCCGTGCAGCCGCTGCACACCCTCATCTGCTACTGGAAGGTGAAGCCCGGGCACGAGCGCGAGCTCACGACAGAGGCCGGCTTCCCGACGTTCGCGAGCTACGGCGTCCCCTACATCTATAGCACGCCGTCGATGGAGTACCCGGGGCTGATCAAGATCGCCATGCACGGCGGGCCGCCGTGCGACCCGGACGGCCGGGACTGGGCCATCGGCCCGGGGGAGGACGGGCTGGTGGAGCCCGTGGCGCGGTGGATCGACGAGGTGATGCCGGGCCGCGTGGAGACCGCGGGCGGGCCGGTGGTCCGGCAGGCGTGCATGTACTCCATGACGCCCGACGAGGACTTCGTGATCGACTTCCTGGGCGGCGAGGAGTTCGGGAGGGACGTGGTGGTCGGCGCCGGGTTCTCCGGCCACGGGTTCAAGATGGGCCCGGCGGTGGGGAGGATCCTGGCGGAGATGGCGCTGGACGGCGAGTCGGGGACGGCCGCGGAGGCCGGCGTGGAGCTCCGGCACTTCAGCATCCGGCGGTTCGACGGCAACCCGACGGGGAACGCCAGGAGTTTCTGA
- the LOC119302130 gene encoding probable sarcosine oxidase: protein MAAPPAERSFDVIVVGAGIIGSCAAHAAAARGASVLLLERFDLLHQRGSSHGESRTTRPTYTRPQYPPMVRLAHRLWHDAERDAGYTVLTPTPHLDLGPRDSPAFVAAIANGGATELAPAGDASRPAWAEAFRVPEGWAAATSGPAGVIKATKAMAMFQTLAAKMGAVVRDRTEVVDVARQGEGNTIVVKTSTGDEFHGGKCIITVGAWASKLVKSVTGADLPVQPVHTLVCYWRVKPGHEEELTTEAGFPTFATYGEPGFYGTPSMEYPGLIKVCRNGGPPCDPDGRDWATGTGAGGIAEVVARWIDEFMPGVVDTAGGPVLRQPCMCCMTPDEDFMIDFLGGEEFGKDVVVGAGFSGHGFKMGPAVGTILAELALDGESGTAAEAGLELEHYLIGRFEGNPMGNATSH from the exons ATGGCTGCGCCGCCGGCCGAGCGCTCGTTCGACGTCATCGTGGTGGGCGCGGGCATCATCGGCAGCTGTGCGGCGCACGCGGCGGCGGCCCGGGGCGCGAGCGTGCTCCTGCTCGAGCGCTTCGACCTGCTGCACCAGCGCGGCTCGTCGCACGGCGAGTCCCGCACCACCCGCCCCACCTACACGCGGCCGCAGTACCCTCCCATGGTCCGGCTCGCGCACCGCCTCTGGCACGACGCCGAGCGCGACGCCGGGTACACCGTGCTCACGCCCACCCCGCACCTCGACCTGGGCCCCCGGGACTCGCCGGCCTTCGTCGCCGCCATCGCCAACGGCGGCGCCACTGAGCTCGCCCCGGCGGGGGACGCTTCGCGGCCGGCGTGGGCGGAGGCGTTCAGGGTGCCCGAGGGGTGGGCCGCTGCGACCAGCGGGCCGGCCGGTGTGATAAAGGCGACCAAGGCCATGGCCATGTTCCAAACGCTCGCCGCCAAGATGGGCGCCGTCGTGAGGGACAGAACCGAGGTGGTCGACGTCGCCAGGCAAG GAGAAGGAAACACGATCGTGGTGAAGACATCCACCGGCGATGAGTTCCACGGCGGCAAGTGCATCATCACGGTGGGTGCGTGGGCGAGCAAGCTGGTGAAGTCCGTCACCGGCGCCGACCTGCCCGTGCAGCCGGTGCACACCCTCGTGTGCTACTGGAGGGTCAAGCCCGGGCACGAGGAGGAGCTGACGACGGAGGCCGGCTTCCCGACGTTCGCGACCTACGGCGAGCCCGGCTTCTACGGCACGCCGTCGATGGAGTACCCGGGCCTGATCAAGGTCTGCAGGAACGGCGGGCCGCCGTGCGACCCGGACGGCCGGGACTGGGCCACCGGGACCGGCGCGGGCGGGATCGCGGAGGTCGTGGCGCGGTGGATCGACGAGTTTATGCCGGGCGTCGTGGACACCGCCGGCGGGCCGGTGCTCCGGCAGCCGTGCATGTGCTGCATGACGCCCGACGAGGACTTCATGATCGACTTCCTGGGCGGGGAGGAGTTCGGGAAGGACGTGGTGGTCGGCGCCGGGTTTTCCGGTCACGGGTTCAAGATGGGCCCGGCCGTCGGGACGATCCTCGCCGAGCTGGCGCTGGACGGCGAGTCGGGCACGGCGGCGGAGGCCGGCTTGGAGCTCGAGCACTACCTGATCGGACGGTTCGAGGGCAACCCGATGGGGAACGCCACGAGTCACTGA